From a single Aliidongia dinghuensis genomic region:
- the copC gene encoding copper homeostasis periplasmic binding protein CopC: protein MTRSTYSTRPHSTRLGAFVLGLLLASTGPAFAHAMLETATPSAGSTVVSPSAIRLSFSEALEPAFSTIKLTGPDGQPVAAPKAAPDPADAKVLVLQPAAPLAPGHYHVAWIVVSVDTHRTQGGFDFTVQP from the coding sequence ATGACCCGTTCCACCTATTCGACTCGCCCCCACTCGACTCGGCTGGGCGCCTTCGTCCTGGGCCTGCTCCTCGCCTCGACCGGCCCGGCCTTCGCCCACGCCATGCTTGAAACGGCTACGCCCTCGGCCGGCAGCACGGTCGTGAGCCCGAGCGCGATCCGGCTCAGCTTCAGCGAGGCGCTCGAGCCCGCCTTCTCGACGATCAAGCTCACCGGCCCGGACGGCCAGCCGGTGGCCGCACCGAAGGCGGCACCCGACCCGGCCGACGCCAAGGTGCTGGTGCTGCAGCCGGCGGCACCGCTCGCCCCCGGCCACTATCACGTCGCCTGGATCGTCGTGTCGGTCGACACGCATCGGACCCAGGGCGGCTTCGACTTCACGGTCCAGCCGTGA